A DNA window from Lolium rigidum isolate FL_2022 unplaced genomic scaffold, APGP_CSIRO_Lrig_0.1 contig_28069_1, whole genome shotgun sequence contains the following coding sequences:
- the LOC124680779 gene encoding 60S ribosomal protein L24-like: MVLKTELCRFSGIKIYPGRGIRFVRSDSQVFLFFNSKCKRYFHNRLKPAKLSWTTMFRKQHKKDIHAEAAKKRRRTTKKPYSRSIVGASLDVIQKKRAEKPEVRDAAREAALREIKERIKKTKDEKRAKKVEVTKSQKTAGRGNAPKPGKAPKLGGGGGKR; the protein is encoded by the exons ATGGTTCTCAA GACTGAGCTCTGCCGTTTCAGCGGTATAAAGATATACCCGGGAAGGGGCATCAGATTTGTCCGTTCAGACTCTCAA GTCTTCCTTTTCTTCAACTCCAAGTGCAAGCGCTACTTCCACAACCGTCTCAAGCCTGCTAAGCTTTCTTGGACTACCATGTTCAGGAAGCAGCACAAGAAG GATATTCATGCTGAGGCTGCCAAGAAGAGGCGCCGCACCACGAAGAAGCCGTACTCCAGGTCTATTGTCGGTGCTTCCCTTGATGTCATCCAGAAGAAGAGAGCTGAGAAGCCTGAGGTCCGTGATGCTGCCAGGGAAGCTGCTCTTCG TGAGATCAAGGAGCGCATCAAGAAGACCAAGGACGAGAAGAGAGCAAAGAAGGTGGAGGTGACGAAATCGCAGAAGACTGCTGGTAGAGGCAACGCCCCCAAGCCTGGAAAGGCCCCCAAgctcggtggtggcggtggcaagCGCTAA